The Fusobacterium periodonticum 1_1_41FAA genome includes a window with the following:
- a CDS encoding ABC transporter ATP-binding protein — MLLTVENLSKEYIKKKTLNNVSFSMEKGEILGMLGKSGAGKSTIGKILLQLSRPTTGTILFEGKALSEVPRRDIQAIFQDPYSALNPSLKIGEILEEPLIANGKFTKEERRKKVEETLVKVGLLESDYEKYPEELSGGQQQRVCIAGAIILSPKLIICDEPIASLDLAIQVQILDLIQKINQEEGISFIFITHNLPAVYRIADRILLLYRGEVQEIQEVEEFFKNPKSEYGKKFLKTLNLIKNFNNFIKKLS, encoded by the coding sequence ATGTTATTAACTGTGGAGAATTTAAGTAAAGAATATATAAAAAAGAAAACCCTAAATAATGTTTCATTTTCTATGGAAAAAGGAGAAATTCTTGGAATGTTAGGTAAGTCTGGTGCTGGGAAATCAACTATAGGAAAAATATTACTTCAATTATCAAGACCAACAACAGGGACTATCTTGTTTGAAGGAAAAGCCCTGTCAGAAGTTCCTAGAAGAGATATTCAAGCAATTTTTCAAGATCCTTATAGTGCATTGAATCCAAGTTTAAAAATAGGTGAGATTTTAGAAGAACCCCTTATAGCCAATGGAAAATTTACAAAGGAAGAAAGAAGAAAAAAAGTTGAAGAAACTCTTGTAAAAGTAGGACTTTTAGAGTCTGATTATGAGAAGTATCCTGAAGAGTTATCGGGTGGACAGCAACAAAGAGTTTGTATTGCAGGGGCAATTATCCTGTCTCCAAAATTAATTATTTGTGATGAACCTATTGCTTCTTTGGATTTAGCAATTCAAGTACAGATACTAGATTTAATTCAAAAAATAAATCAAGAAGAAGGAATCAGTTTTATTTTTATCACACATAATCTACCAGCTGTCTATAGAATTGCTGATAGAATATTGCTTTTGTATCGTGGAGAAGTACAAGAAATTCAAGAAGTTGAAGAATTTTTTAAAAATCCTAAAAGTGAGTATGGGAAAAAATTCTTAAAGACTTTAAACTTAATTAAAAATTTTAATAATTTTATAAAAAAACTCTCATAA
- a CDS encoding ABC transporter ATP-binding protein produces MLEIKNISKSYNRQGKDFFAVKDVNLNISDGDFIHIIGKSGSGKSTFLNIVAGLLSADKGSLSLDGTNYMELPDEEKSEFRNKNIGFIPQSPALLSYLNVLENIRLPYDMYEKEGDSEGKARYFLNELGLEHLAKSYPKELSGGELRRIIIARALMTEPKILIADEPTSDLDIEATKEVMDLLKKINEKGTTVLVVTHELDTLKYGKKVYTMSEGILEDGKKL; encoded by the coding sequence ATGTTAGAAATAAAAAATATATCTAAGTCTTACAATAGACAGGGAAAAGATTTTTTTGCAGTTAAAGATGTAAACTTAAATATTTCAGATGGAGATTTCATTCATATAATTGGAAAAAGTGGAAGTGGAAAATCAACTTTTTTAAATATAGTTGCTGGACTTTTATCAGCAGATAAGGGAAGTCTTTCACTTGACGGAACAAACTATATGGAGCTTCCTGATGAAGAAAAATCTGAATTTAGAAATAAGAATATTGGCTTTATTCCACAATCACCAGCACTTTTATCTTATCTAAATGTTCTAGAAAATATTAGATTACCTTATGATATGTATGAAAAAGAAGGAGATTCAGAAGGAAAAGCTAGATATTTCTTAAATGAATTAGGACTTGAGCATTTAGCAAAATCTTATCCAAAAGAATTATCTGGAGGGGAATTAAGAAGAATAATAATCGCTAGAGCTTTAATGACTGAGCCTAAAATACTTATTGCAGATGAACCAACTTCTGATTTAGATATAGAAGCAACTAAGGAAGTTATGGATTTATTAAAGAAAATCAATGAAAAAGGGACAACAGTCCTAGTGGTAACACATGAATTAGATACTTTAAAGTATGGTAAAAAGGTCTATACTATGTCAGAGGGGATATTAGAAGACGGAAAGAAATTATAA
- a CDS encoding ABC transporter permease — translation MFWRMVKGTLFRQRSKMLMIAFTVALGVSLATAMMNVMLGVGDKVNKELKTYGANITVMHKDASILDDLYGISGETVSNKFLLESEIPKIKQIFWGFAILDFAPYLERTGEIKGVSDKVKIYGTWFEKHLVMPTGEETDAGIKNLKTWWEVKGEWLNDDDLDGVMVGSLIAGKNNLKVGDTIEVKGTNETKKLTIRGIINSGGNDDEAIYTALKTTQDLFGLEGKITMIDVSALTTPDNDLARKAAQDPNSLTISEYETWYCTAYVSSISYQLQEVLTDSVAKPNRQVAESEGTILNKTELLMLLICILSSFASALGISNLITASVIERSQEIGLIKAIGGTNRRIILLILTEVVLTGILGGIFGYLAGIGFTQIIGKTVFSSYIEPAVIVVPIDIALVFAVTIVGSIPAIRYLLTLKPTEVLHGR, via the coding sequence ATGTTTTGGAGAATGGTAAAAGGAACATTATTTAGACAGAGAAGTAAAATGCTTATGATAGCATTTACAGTTGCATTAGGAGTATCGCTTGCAACAGCTATGATGAATGTTATGCTAGGAGTTGGAGATAAGGTAAACAAAGAATTAAAAACTTATGGTGCCAATATCACAGTAATGCATAAAGATGCTTCTATACTTGATGATTTATATGGTATAAGTGGAGAGACAGTTTCTAATAAATTTTTATTGGAATCTGAAATTCCAAAAATAAAACAAATATTCTGGGGTTTTGCAATACTTGACTTTGCTCCATATTTAGAAAGAACAGGAGAAATAAAAGGAGTATCTGATAAGGTTAAAATCTATGGAACTTGGTTTGAAAAACATTTAGTTATGCCAACAGGTGAAGAAACTGATGCAGGTATAAAGAACTTAAAAACTTGGTGGGAAGTAAAAGGTGAATGGCTAAATGATGATGACTTAGATGGAGTTATGGTAGGTAGCCTTATAGCTGGAAAGAACAATTTAAAAGTTGGAGATACAATAGAAGTAAAAGGAACAAATGAAACTAAGAAACTTACTATAAGAGGAATAATAAATTCAGGTGGAAATGATGATGAGGCAATCTATACTGCTTTAAAGACTACTCAAGATTTATTTGGACTTGAAGGAAAAATCACTATGATAGATGTTTCTGCTCTAACAACTCCTGATAACGACTTGGCAAGAAAGGCAGCTCAAGATCCAAATAGTTTGACAATTTCAGAATATGAAACTTGGTATTGTACTGCTTATGTAAGCTCAATCAGTTATCAGTTGCAAGAAGTTTTAACTGACAGTGTGGCAAAACCTAATAGACAGGTTGCTGAGTCAGAAGGAACTATCTTGAATAAGACAGAGCTTCTAATGCTACTTATTTGTATCTTAAGTTCATTTGCTTCAGCTCTTGGAATTTCTAACTTGATAACAGCTTCTGTTATTGAAAGAAGTCAAGAAATTGGACTTATAAAAGCAATAGGTGGAACAAATAGAAGAATAATTTTACTTATATTAACTGAGGTAGTTTTAACGGGAATTTTAGGTGGAATATTTGGATATCTTGCGGGTATAGGCTTTACTCAAATAATAGGGAAAACAGTTTTCTCATCATATATAGAGCCAGCTGTTATAGTTGTGCCAATAGATATTGCACTTGTGTTTGCTGTTACAATAGTAGGAAGTATCCCTGCAATCAGATACTTACTAACTTTAAAACCAACAGAAGTATTACATGGAAGATAG
- a CDS encoding ABC transporter permease — MSKRIDANSLAMENIRQRKTRSTCMILLVALFSIIVYMGSMFSLSLSRGLESLSDRLGADVIVVPAGYKAEIESVLLKGEPSTFYLPADTMDKLKKFDEIEKMTAQTYVATLSASCCSYPVQIIGIDIDTDFLIYPWITHNIDKELKDGEAIVGSHVIGEKGETVHFFNEELKIVGRLKQTGIGFDATVFVNQNTAKKLARASERITANKVAEEDVISSVMIKVKPGVDSVKLASKISKELSKEGIFAMFSKKFVNSISSNLKVLATSVLILVVAIWLLSVIILSISFTAIFNERKKEMAVLRVLGASKKMLRNIIIKEAVILSLIGAGIGSFLGFILSIIELPLIASKFSMPFLSPSIMQYIGIFVLSFVLAVIIGPLSTVRVVKKLTDKDSYLSLREEM, encoded by the coding sequence ATGAGTAAAAGAATAGATGCAAATAGTTTAGCCATGGAGAATATTAGGCAAAGAAAAACTAGAAGCACTTGTATGATATTATTGGTTGCATTATTCAGTATTATAGTATATATGGGCTCTATGTTTTCACTTAGTTTGAGCAGAGGTTTAGAAAGTCTATCTGACAGACTAGGAGCAGATGTAATAGTTGTCCCAGCAGGATATAAGGCAGAAATTGAGAGTGTTCTTCTAAAGGGAGAACCTTCAACTTTTTACCTACCAGCAGATACTATGGATAAATTAAAAAAATTCGATGAGATAGAAAAGATGACAGCCCAAACTTATGTTGCAACTCTTTCTGCTTCTTGTTGCTCATATCCTGTTCAAATAATAGGAATAGATATAGATACAGATTTCTTAATTTATCCTTGGATAACTCATAATATTGATAAGGAATTAAAAGATGGAGAAGCTATTGTTGGTAGCCATGTTATCGGAGAAAAGGGAGAAACAGTTCACTTTTTCAATGAAGAATTAAAAATTGTAGGAAGATTGAAACAAACAGGAATAGGTTTCGATGCCACTGTTTTTGTCAATCAAAATACTGCAAAAAAATTAGCAAGAGCTTCTGAAAGAATAACAGCTAACAAGGTTGCCGAAGAAGATGTTATTTCTTCTGTTATGATAAAGGTAAAACCTGGAGTAGACTCTGTAAAATTAGCTTCCAAAATATCAAAAGAACTATCAAAAGAAGGTATTTTTGCAATGTTTAGTAAGAAATTTGTAAATTCTATATCTTCTAATTTAAAAGTTCTAGCAACAAGTGTTTTAATTTTAGTAGTTGCAATTTGGCTATTATCAGTTATAATTTTAAGTATAAGTTTCACTGCAATATTTAATGAAAGAAAAAAAGAAATGGCTGTTTTAAGAGTGTTAGGTGCTTCAAAGAAGATGTTGAGAAACATTATTATAAAAGAAGCTGTAATACTATCTCTTATAGGAGCAGGAATAGGAAGTTTCTTAGGATTTATTCTATCTATTATAGAATTACCTTTGATAGCTTCAAAGTTCTCAATGCCATTCTTATCTCCAAGTATAATGCAGTATATAGGAATATTTGTTTTAAGTTTCGTTTTAGCTGTTATTATAGGCCCTCTTTCAACAGTTAGAGTTGTAAAAAAACTGACTGATAAAGATAGTTACTTGAGTTTAAGAGAAGAAATGTAG
- a CDS encoding dipeptide/oligopeptide/nickel ABC transporter ATP-binding protein, translating to MEILKIKNLNLKIREKEILKNVSLEIKEGEVIGLIGESGSGKTIFTKYILGILPLAAQYTQETFEVVPKVGAIFQNAFTSLNPTMKIGKQLKHLYVSHYGTQENWKEKIESLLEDVGLDKNRNFLDKYPYELSGGEQQRIVIMGALIGEPSFLIADEVTTALDVGTKIEVVKFFKRLREKFKISILFITHDLSTLKNFADKIYVMYHGEIVDEDHPYRKQLFQLSQDVWRRTK from the coding sequence ATGGAAATACTAAAAATAAAAAATCTAAATCTTAAAATTCGTGAAAAAGAAATCTTAAAAAATGTTTCTTTAGAAATAAAAGAGGGAGAAGTCATAGGATTAATAGGAGAATCAGGAAGTGGGAAAACTATTTTTACAAAATATATTTTAGGTATACTTCCCTTAGCAGCTCAGTATACTCAAGAAACTTTTGAAGTTGTTCCAAAAGTAGGAGCTATTTTTCAAAATGCTTTTACTTCCTTAAACCCAACAATGAAAATAGGAAAACAATTAAAACATCTTTATGTTTCTCACTATGGGACACAAGAAAATTGGAAAGAGAAAATAGAAAGCTTACTAGAAGATGTTGGTTTGGATAAAAATAGAAATTTTTTAGATAAATACCCTTATGAATTAAGTGGTGGAGAACAACAGAGAATTGTTATTATGGGAGCTTTGATAGGTGAACCTAGTTTTTTAATTGCAGATGAAGTAACAACTGCTTTAGATGTAGGGACAAAAATAGAAGTCGTTAAATTTTTTAAAAGATTACGTGAAAAATTTAAAATATCGATTTTATTTATAACCCATGATTTATCTACTTTAAAAAATTTTGCTGACAAAATTTATGTTATGTATCATGGGGAAATTGTTGATGAAGATCATCCTTATAGAAAACAATTATTTCAACTTTCTCAAGATGTTTGGAGGAGAACAAAATAA
- a CDS encoding Fe-S-containing protein, translating into MLKFYIDVINYLAIFAFLLGIITALLVKYKKLYLNIVVGLVSLVGLACSVTMTVFKQLYPQKMVKISLQYNRWALAIGMLFMLVALVLQIIKTFRKCENDKLCIASAISIIFSTVAVWFLGFTIIPQVYAMTKEFVAFGENSFGTQSLLRLGGFLLGLLTIFLIALSVQKVYFRLKPCLAKVFALAIFFVGSIDFFLRGISALARLRFLKSSNPFVFNVMILEDKSTTYITILFAIVACIFSFLLFKDSRKVVGTFKNNALLRLEKARLKNNKHWLSSLAFFSILSVFAITVIHSHITKPVALTPPQPYQEEGNMIVIPLTDVEDGHLHRFSYTATGGNNVRFIVVKKPKGGSYGIGLDACDICGLAGYYERNDEVVCKRCDVVMNKSTIGFKGGCNPVPFEYEIKDKKIYIDKATLEKEKDRFPVGD; encoded by the coding sequence ATGCTAAAATTTTATATAGATGTAATAAATTATCTAGCAATTTTTGCATTTCTTTTAGGTATTATCACAGCACTATTAGTAAAATATAAGAAGCTATATTTAAATATAGTTGTAGGCTTAGTTTCATTAGTAGGGCTTGCTTGTTCTGTAACGATGACTGTATTTAAGCAGTTGTACCCACAGAAAATGGTTAAAATATCATTACAATATAATCGGTGGGCATTGGCAATAGGAATGTTATTTATGCTTGTAGCCTTAGTTCTACAAATCATAAAGACATTTAGAAAGTGTGAGAATGATAAACTTTGTATAGCTTCAGCTATAAGTATAATCTTCTCAACAGTGGCAGTTTGGTTTTTAGGATTTACAATAATTCCTCAGGTCTATGCTATGACAAAAGAGTTTGTTGCCTTTGGTGAAAATTCTTTTGGGACACAATCTTTACTTAGATTAGGAGGATTTCTATTAGGACTATTAACAATATTCTTAATTGCTCTATCGGTTCAAAAAGTATATTTTCGTTTAAAACCATGCTTGGCTAAAGTGTTTGCCTTAGCAATTTTCTTTGTGGGAAGTATAGACTTCTTCTTAAGAGGAATATCAGCTCTTGCGAGATTAAGATTTTTAAAGTCAAGTAATCCATTTGTTTTTAATGTTATGATACTTGAAGATAAAAGTACTACCTATATAACAATACTATTTGCAATAGTAGCTTGTATTTTCTCTTTCCTATTATTTAAAGATAGTAGAAAGGTAGTTGGAACATTTAAAAATAATGCTCTATTAAGATTGGAAAAAGCGAGATTAAAAAATAATAAACATTGGCTTTCAAGCCTAGCTTTCTTCTCAATATTATCTGTGTTTGCAATAACAGTAATACATAGTCATATAACAAAACCTGTTGCTTTAACTCCGCCTCAACCATACCAAGAGGAAGGAAATATGATAGTTATTCCTTTAACAGATGTTGAAGATGGACATCTACATAGATTCTCATATACAGCAACTGGTGGAAATAATGTAAGATTCATAGTTGTTAAGAAGCCAAAAGGTGGAAGCTATGGAATAGGACTTGATGCTTGTGATATCTGCGGACTTGCAGGATATTATGAAAGAAATGATGAAGTTGTCTGCAAACGTTGTGACGTTGTAATGAACAAATCAACAATCGGTTTCAAAGGTGGATGTAATCCAGTACCATTTGAATATGAAATTAAAGATAAGAAAATATATATAGACAAAGCGACTTTAGAAAAAGAAAAAGATCGTTTTCCAGTGGGTGATTAA
- a CDS encoding FMN-binding protein encodes EFRDGKGNVKGDDYGKEAGDEKYRKAQIAVEGFSTYADKLVEVQDPNEVDAVSGATVSNKEFKEAVWDALEKAKK; translated from the coding sequence GAGTTCAGAGATGGAAAAGGAAATGTTAAAGGCGATGACTACGGAAAAGAAGCAGGAGATGAAAAATATAGAAAGGCTCAAATAGCTGTTGAAGGTTTTTCAACTTATGCTGATAAGTTAGTAGAAGTACAAGATCCAAATGAAGTTGATGCTGTATCAGGTGCAACTGTTTCTAACAAAGAATTTAAAGAAGCAGTATGGGATGCACTAGAAAAAGCAAAGAAGTAA
- a CDS encoding FMN-binding protein: MKKYLLVGMVVALSLLTACGKKDFSKMSFNDGEYQGHFNNDDKDHPSTADVNITIQDGKIVACTAEFRDGKGNVKGDDYGKEAGDEKYRKAQIAVEGFSTYADKLVEVQDPNEVDAVSGATVSNKEFKEAVWDALEKAKK; the protein is encoded by the coding sequence ATGAAAAAGTATTTATTAGTTGGAATGGTAGTAGCGTTATCTTTATTAACAGCTTGTGGAAAAAAAGATTTCTCTAAGATGTCTTTTAATGATGGGGAATACCAAGGGCATTTTAACAATGATGACAAGGATCACCCAAGTACAGCTGATGTAAATATTACAATACAAGATGGAAAAATAGTAGCTTGTACTGCTGAGTTCAGAGATGGAAAAGGAAATGTTAAAGGCGATGACTACGGAAAAGAAGCAGGAGATGAAAAATATAGAAAGGCTCAAATAGCTGTTGAAGGTTTTTCAACTTATGCTGATAAGTTAGTAGAAGTACAAGATCCAAATGAAGTTGATGCTGTATCAGGTGCAACTGTTTCTAACAAAGAATTTAAAGAAGCAGTATGGGATGCACTAGAAAAAGCAAAGAAGTAA
- a CDS encoding ABC transporter ATP-binding protein, which yields MDNREVLLEVKNVSKIYGDLHALKEVSFQVRKGEWVAIMGSSGSGKSTMMNIIGCMDKPSIGEVILDGQDITKESQNSLTKIRREKIGLIFQQFHLIPYLTALENVMVAQYYHSIPDEQEALQALERVGLKDRAKHLPSQLSGGEQQRVCIARALINSPEIILADEPTGNLDEINEKIVIDILTQLHEEGSTIIVVTHDLEVGDVAERKIILEYGKIVNDIDQKQFGKKKQS from the coding sequence ATGGATAATCGTGAAGTTTTATTAGAAGTAAAAAATGTTTCTAAAATATATGGTGATTTGCATGCTTTAAAAGAAGTAAGTTTCCAAGTAAGAAAAGGTGAATGGGTTGCTATAATGGGTTCATCAGGTTCAGGTAAATCAACTATGATGAATATTATAGGTTGTATGGATAAACCAAGTATAGGAGAAGTTATCTTAGATGGACAAGATATAACAAAAGAAAGTCAAAATTCTTTGACAAAAATAAGAAGGGAAAAAATTGGATTGATATTCCAACAATTCCACTTGATTCCATATTTAACTGCTCTTGAAAATGTAATGGTTGCTCAATACTATCATAGTATTCCTGATGAACAAGAAGCATTACAAGCACTTGAAAGAGTTGGATTAAAAGATAGAGCAAAACATTTACCTAGTCAACTTTCTGGAGGGGAACAACAAAGAGTTTGTATAGCAAGAGCCTTGATAAATAGCCCTGAAATAATTCTTGCTGATGAACCAACAGGAAACCTTGATGAAATAAACGAAAAAATTGTTATAGATATACTTACACAACTTCATGAAGAAGGTTCAACAATTATTGTTGTAACACATGACTTGGAAGTTGGAGATGTGGCAGAGAGAAAAATAATATTAGAATATGGAAAAATTGTAAATGATATAGATCAAAAACAATTTGGTAAGAAAAAACAATCTTAA
- a CDS encoding ABC transporter permease produces MKKWQYFILILVGIIFCISFYQNPYKISENFTLLKPSFQHILGTDNLGRDIFSRLLLGTFHSIFLAFSAILLAAIVGSILGAVAGYFGGYIDEFFLFISEIFMSIPVILITLGIIVLLNNGFHSIILALFVLYMPRTLSYVRGLVKREKHKNYIKIARIYGVSNFRIMRRHIAPNIILPILVNFSTNFAGAILTEASLGYLGFGIQPPYPTLGNMLNESQSYFLLAPWFTILPGLMILFLVYKINQISRKYQEKK; encoded by the coding sequence ATGAAAAAATGGCAATATTTTATATTAATTCTAGTAGGAATTATATTCTGTATTTCCTTTTATCAAAATCCATATAAGATTTCAGAAAACTTTACTTTATTAAAGCCTAGTTTTCAACATATTTTAGGAACGGATAATTTAGGAAGAGATATTTTTAGTCGTCTATTACTAGGAACTTTCCATAGTATTTTTCTTGCCTTTAGTGCTATTTTATTAGCAGCTATTGTTGGAAGTATACTAGGTGCAGTTGCAGGATATTTTGGTGGCTATATTGATGAATTTTTTTTGTTTATTTCAGAAATATTTATGTCAATCCCAGTAATTTTAATTACTTTAGGAATTATTGTACTTCTGAATAATGGTTTTCATTCTATTATTTTGGCACTTTTTGTTTTATATATGCCAAGAACACTTTCTTATGTTAGAGGTTTAGTAAAAAGAGAAAAACATAAAAACTATATCAAGATAGCAAGAATTTATGGAGTTAGTAATTTCAGAATTATGAGGAGACATATTGCTCCTAATATTATACTTCCAATTCTAGTAAACTTCTCAACAAATTTTGCAGGTGCTATTCTAACTGAAGCTAGTTTAGGATATTTAGGTTTTGGAATTCAACCCCCTTATCCTACTTTAGGAAATATGTTAAATGAATCACAATCTTATTTCTTGTTAGCACCTTGGTTTACAATCTTACCAGGACTTATGATTTTATTTTTAGTCTATAAGATAAATCAAATTTCAAGAAAATATCAGGAGAAAAAGTAA
- a CDS encoding ABC transporter permease — translation MTKKQMYIKLVVSSLIRRKARMIVALLAVAIGATIMSGLVTIYYDIPRQLGKEFRSYGANFVVLPSGNDKITETEFDKIKTEMSTQKIVGMAPYRYETTKINQQPYILTGTDMIEVKKNSPFWYIEGEWSTNDDENNVMIGKEISKKLNLQIGETFIIEGPKAGAKVVASKQSDSAEESKKKDLNSDFYSKKLKVKGIITTGGAEESFIFLPISLLNEILEDDTKIDSIECSIEADSKQLESLASKLKAADENITARPIKRVTQSQDIVLGKLQALVLLVNIVVLILTMISVSTTMMAVVAERRKEIGLKKALGAYDSEIKKEFLGEGSALGFIGGLLGVGLGFVFAQEVSLSVFGRAIEFQWLFAPITIIVSMIITTLACLYPVKKAMEIEPALVLKGE, via the coding sequence ATGACTAAGAAACAAATGTATATAAAATTGGTTGTAAGTTCTCTTATTAGAAGAAAAGCAAGAATGATAGTTGCTTTACTTGCTGTGGCAATAGGGGCTACAATAATGTCAGGACTTGTAACTATATATTATGATATTCCAAGACAATTAGGAAAAGAATTTAGATCTTATGGTGCAAACTTCGTTGTGTTACCATCAGGAAATGATAAGATAACTGAGACAGAGTTCGATAAAATAAAAACAGAGATGTCAACACAAAAAATTGTGGGAATGGCACCATATAGATATGAAACAACTAAAATCAATCAGCAACCATATATTTTAACAGGTACTGATATGATAGAAGTTAAAAAGAACAGTCCATTCTGGTATATTGAAGGTGAATGGTCTACAAATGATGATGAAAATAATGTAATGATAGGTAAAGAAATTTCTAAGAAATTAAATCTGCAAATTGGAGAAACTTTTATTATTGAAGGACCAAAAGCAGGAGCAAAGGTTGTTGCTTCTAAGCAGTCTGACAGTGCAGAAGAAAGTAAGAAAAAAGACTTAAATTCTGATTTCTATTCTAAAAAATTAAAAGTTAAGGGAATAATCACAACAGGTGGAGCAGAAGAATCTTTCATCTTTTTACCTATATCACTTTTAAATGAAATTTTAGAAGATGACACTAAGATAGATAGTATTGAATGTTCAATAGAAGCTGACTCAAAACAATTAGAAAGTTTAGCATCTAAACTAAAAGCAGCTGATGAGAATATCACAGCTAGACCTATAAAGAGAGTTACTCAATCTCAAGATATAGTTCTAGGTAAACTACAAGCTTTAGTTTTACTTGTTAATATAGTTGTTTTAATACTTACTATGATTTCAGTTAGTACAACTATGATGGCAGTTGTTGCTGAAAGAAGAAAAGAAATAGGACTTAAAAAAGCTCTTGGAGCCTACGACAGTGAAATTAAGAAGGAATTTTTAGGTGAAGGTTCAGCACTTGGTTTCATAGGAGGACTTTTAGGAGTTGGATTAGGTTTTGTATTTGCACAAGAAGTTAGTTTAAGCGTGTTTGGTAGGGCAATAGAATTTCAATGGTTATTTGCTCCTATAACTATTATTGTGTCTATGATTATAACAACATTGGCTTGTCTATATCCTGTTAAAAAGGCAATGGAAATTGAGCCAGCATTGGTATTAAAAGGAGAGTAG
- the rpmF gene encoding 50S ribosomal protein L32, with protein sequence MAVPKKKTSKAKKNMRRSHHALTAIGLVTCEKCGAPKRQHRVCLECGDYKGSQVLETAE encoded by the coding sequence ATGGCAGTACCTAAGAAAAAGACTTCTAAAGCTAAAAAGAATATGAGAAGATCTCACCATGCACTAACTGCAATAGGTTTAGTAACTTGTGAAAAATGTGGAGCTCCTAAAAGACAACATAGAGTTTGTTTAGAATGTGGAGATTATAAAGGATCTCAAGTTTTAGAAACAGCTGAGTAA
- a CDS encoding DUF4418 family protein produces the protein MLNEKNILEKLALILSVVLFLVPKYVAPVCGPKEDGSHMACYFSGNAVMKIAVAIFIITLLMILLSKIKIVKIIGAIATIVLSAYVYLVPHGMSGLQNEMGKPFGVCKIDTMHCHVHHTFEIATGIAVVIGLLMVFSLISTFLKKED, from the coding sequence ATTTTAAATGAAAAAAACATTTTAGAAAAATTAGCTCTAATTTTATCAGTAGTATTATTTTTAGTTCCTAAATACGTAGCACCAGTATGTGGACCAAAGGAAGATGGCTCTCACATGGCTTGTTATTTTAGTGGAAATGCTGTAATGAAAATAGCTGTGGCAATCTTTATTATAACTTTATTAATGATTTTACTTTCAAAAATAAAAATTGTAAAAATAATAGGAGCTATAGCAACTATAGTTTTATCAGCTTATGTATATTTAGTACCTCATGGAATGTCAGGACTTCAAAATGAAATGGGAAAACCATTTGGAGTTTGTAAAATAGATACAATGCATTGTCATGTACATCACACTTTTGAAATAGCAACAGGTATAGCAGTTGTAATAGGACTTTTAATGGTATTCAGTTTAATCTCTACTTTTTTAAAGAAGGAAGACTAG